The genomic stretch ATTATCCTCAGTATAGGTCAACAGCCAACACCAAAGCAAGAATCAGTAAGTAAAATCTTATGGCGTGAGGGAGGTTGGTATGAGATGGTCCAAGTAATGGTTTTCAGACCAAGACCAGGGAAAAACATGGTCCAGTAGGCATGGTGCTAGAATAACCGAGAGGGTTAAAAGATGAGCCAGTGTGTAAACTTTTGTTGTCACTCTTgtcctctcttctccccatctGCATTCCTTGACTTGATTTCTCCTCCCATGATGCTTGTAGGAATCTATATCCTTGAAATAGTTTGTTTTCATGAGAAGTTTTGTTATTGgttggccattttttaaaaaaactttttcttggagtatagttgatttacaatgttgtgttggtttcaggtgtacggcaaagtgaattagttatccatatatccactcttttttagatttttttcctatatagaGTTGGCCATTCTTTCTTGGTGGATGGTGAACATTCTGGTGTGCTGCTTCAAGTTTGTCTTTGGCTCaggaatgttttcttctagtatatCATAAATGGTACTACTTTTCTATGTCTTCAGGTAACATATTCAGGAACACCAGTTATCAGCACTTGGGATCTCTGTTGCCTGCCCTTAACTTCCATTATCTCACTGAGAGTACGTTCCTCTAGTGAAAAGTCTCCTCAGAGCCCCCTTCAGTTCCTCAGACTATAGATGAAGGGATTCAGCATGGGGGTGACTACTGTGTACATCACTGAGGCTACTGAACCCTTTCTGGAGGGATGGGCTGTTCCAGAAGTGAGGGAGACCCCAAGGCCTGCACCATAGAACAAGGAGATGACTGAGTGGTGAGACCCACAGGTGGAAAAGACTTTATACTTCCCACCAGTAGATGAAATGCCCATTATGGAGGAGATAAGAATAAGAGAAAAGGATCCCAATCAGGGGAATAACACCCAGCAGGCCAGTTACAAAATACAGCAGGATGTCATTAACAAGGGCATCAGAGCAGGTGAGCTTGAGAATCTGAGCAAGTTCACAGAAAAAGCGGGGGATTTCTGTCTCTTTGCAGAAGGACACCCTCAAAACCAAGCTTTGCAACAAAGAATGTGTCAAGCAGATCAACCAAGAAAGCAAAAGCAGGAGACCACAAAGGCGAGGGTTCATGATGACCGTGTAGTATAGGGGGTGACAGATGGCCACGAACCGGTCATAGGCCATCACTGTCAGTAGCAAATTAGCCCAGCGAAGATCATGAAAAAATACATCTGGGTAAGGCAGCCTTCATACGTGATGCCTTTGTTCTGCGTCTGGATGTTCACTAACATCTTGGGGACTGTGGTGGTGTTGAAACATGTCAGTGAAGGACAggttggagaggaagaagtacGTGGGGGAGTAGAGGTGGGAGTCTGAGATGACGGCCAGGATGGTGAGCAGGTTCCCTATAACACAGACCAGGTACATGGACAGGAACAGCCCAAAGAGGAGGGGCTGCAGGTCCATATCTTCCGAAAGGCTCAGAAGGATGAATTTTGAAATAGCTGTTTTGTTCCCTGTTTCCATATAACTTATGGAAATTGCCTGGAAAGAGGCAAGAATAATGTTCAAACAATGACAAAACAGGAATGTGCCATGCATTTGAAACTCATTCACTCATGAAGTCTTATGTTTTATCTAGCGTTTTCTAGACCAAGATCTCCTCAATAATACCGTCCCTTCTCTGCTTCGACCACTACTACCAGGAACACCTCTTTATAAATGAATGTCCCACACCATGCAGGGGTGTCTTGCGTCTTCCCTGACTCACTCACTATTCCTTTGCTGTATAATTCCTGCGAAACTACCAGCCTCGGTAACATCTCCTTTCTGCCTTGCCATTGTGGTCTCTTCAAGTTCCAGGGAAACgtagagagaaagagatcatTGGGAGTTGCAGAATTTAATGACGTTTTATTACCCTCATGCCATTTGCCTTGAAATAATATCTTGAAGCACACCATTCTCTGTCTCAAGTTTGACTCAGAGAAGGATATTGTGCGAAGATTTTATAGATAATTCCTCCATTATCATATAGTAACTTCTCCATTactctcccaatttgtccctctaTCGTTGTCGTAATGATCAatgtataatacatacatacaccccaatTCCAAAGACCAAATCAGAACTCCCACCATACATTCTAATTGTGCCCTGCATGCTCGTGTTGcagttctttaaatttctttaggTTGAGAGTACTATGCCTTTTCTGTTTCatgttaattttgtaacctgAGCACTTAGTACAGTACTTGGTATATAATAGGTGCtctataaatagttgttgaatgaatgacagaaATTGTCAGGATGTGTAGAGGCAATTCCCTatcataaaatctttttttttaattaattaattaatttttggctgcattgggtcttcgtttctgcacacgggctttctctagttgcggcgagcgggggctgctcttcgttgtggtgcgtgttcttctcattgtggtggcttctcttgttgcagagcacaggctctaggcgcacaggcttcagtagttgtggcacgtgggctcagtagttatggctcatgggcttagttgctccacggcatgtgggatcttcccagaccagggatcgaaccatgtcccctgcattggcaggcggattcttaaccactgcaccaccagggaagtccctatcataaAATCTTTTAACCAAGAACAAAGAGACCATTTATCATGAAGCCTTTTCaactgaaaataaagagaatgagAGCCTTCTACCTTTTATGTCcctccttaaaattaaaaaaaaagtcttaatttcTGTTTGAATATTACGTCTCTACCACAGGAGGGAATTTCTAAACTAAGAGACAGTTATCCTCAATTTcatatacatttaagaaaaagttCCTTCCTTTGAGTTGAAATGTGTCTTTTTATAACTTACATGGTTTTAGTTCCTCTCTCTGAAGATCATTTCTCTTTGTCATGATAATATTTAGATATTTGTAGACATCTAAATGGTTCTCTGCATCTCCTCATCTTCTATTTATTCCACAAttatttgagtgcctactgtatgccaggcagtGGGTTAGAACTAAGTATAGAAAGGTAAGAGGCATGGGCTCTGCTCTCCTGTAGCGTTGAGTGTTATGGAAATGTCGCTGCCTTTGACTCCTCTGAGGTAATTATTCTGATTAAGACTCTTATGATCCATCCACTCAAGGAAAGTGATTAGTAGGAGTATTAACTGGTCATACTTAAGGAATATTAACTTAGTTGAAAATTCAAGAAAGTTTGTAAAAGGAGATGAATGAGGACAGGCAACTTTTAAAACAGTGCAATGGACATAAATACAGACATATCAATGGGACAGACTGGATAGTCATGAAACAGATATTAGCCAATATGAGAATTTAGTTTGTAATATAGATATATCACAAATTAACCCATAAAAGATAAATGATGTAATAAATGGTgtttagaaaactagaaaacatttgaaaaatacctCAAAATAAATACCTAACAGAAAAGAGAGTGACTAGCAAAACTGAAATCAGAacacaattagaaatgaatacaaataatgtatttatatgaCTTCATGAAGTGTGCAAGCTTCCTAAATAGAAGAGCAGTGAAAGGAATCACAAAGGATTAGATCAGTAGTTTAAAAAACAttcagtagggacttccctggtggtccagaggttaagaatccaccttccaatgcaggggacacgggtttgatccctggtctgggaactaagatcccacatgccatggggcaactaagcctgcgtgccataacgaaagatcccaaatgctgcaactaagacctgatgcagccaaataaataaataaataaataaataaataaataaaatacattcaataAATCATGTGTTTATCAATAATACCAAGTGACATGAGGTAGGGAggatttataagaaaatataaaagtgcaATAACAATATATTAGAAAGCTCGtataaacagtaagaaaaaaaatagaaaaaaataaaaggctaaaTACAAGtggataaaaacatgaaaaaatgctcaagtTCCATAAATATATCAATGAAAACCAAAGTAAAGGAACAATTAGATGCTATTtttgtagactttattttttagagtagttttagtttacagaaaaattgagcagaaagtggAGTTCCCATTTATtacccctctccctgctggtccTTGGTTTtacctattattaacattttgcattGCTGTGATACATTTGTTATCATTAATGAACCAttattcatatattattattaactaaagtccatagtttactttagAGTTAACTCGGTGTTGTATTGTTTTAtgggttttgtcaaatgcatAATATTAtttatccaccattatagtatcatacagactactctaaaaatcccctgtgctccatgTAATCTTTCCCCTCTCCAACCgccggcaaccactgatcttcttactgtctctatagttttgccttttctagaacgGCATATGGTTTGAATCGTGTAACCTTTTAAGACTGATTTCTTTTACTTACATATGCATTTACAGTTCTTCCATGTCCTTtgatggcttgatagctcactcCCTACTATtcctaaataatatttaattgtctGGATGTAACCACAGTTTGtttactgaagaacatcttggttccTTCCAATTTTGGTcacttatgaataaagctacatAAAATTTGtagaagtttttgtgtggacataagtttacAACTCACTTGGGTCAATACTAGGAACACAACTTCTGGGTAATATGGCAAGACTATGTTTCCATTTAAGGaaatagcaaacaaaacaaaacaaaaccagtacCAAATTTAATGAGACTATCAAATGTTGGTCATAATCAGTGAAATTGGCATGACTGTGTTTGAAAAGACGCCTTTCGGCTAAGCTATTCTAGAGATCAAGTTAGTAAGTATTTGGAACCCtccaaatgtatatatacactggGAGCCCTCTATTTTAATTCTAAGAAAATAGGTTATCAGATTGGTCCCAAAAGATTTAGGTATgaggcttccctagtggcgcagtggttgagagtctgcctgccaatgcaggggacacgggttcgagccctggtctgggaagatcccacatgccggggagcaactaggcccgtgagccacaactactgagcctgcgcgtttggagcctgtgctccgcaacaagagaggccgcaatagtgagaggcccgcgcaccgcgatgaagagtggcccccgctcgccgcaactagagaaagccctcgcatagaaacgaagacccaaagcagccagaaataaataaataaataaatttatttaaaaaaaaaaaaaaaagatttaggtaTGAGACTGTTGCAACATTACTTCTAATGTTAtggtacttttattttattttattgaacagaatggatgaatgaatgattttctttttggccatgccgtgtggcatgtgggatcttagttccccaaccaggaattgaacccatgccccctgcattgggagtgtggagtcttaaccactagaccaccagggaaatccattATGGTATTTTAGAATGTACTGTGGAGTATTGCTGTTacagtacaggcatacctcattttattgtgcttcactttattgtgcttcacagatactgcattttttacaagttGTTAACTAAGTCTATTGACGCCATATTACCAataacatttgctcacttcatgtctctgtcacattttgataattctcacaatgtctcaaactttttctttattatacttattatatTATACTTTACTTATATTATACTTGTTTAttatcagtgatctttgatgttactactattactcactgaaggctcagatgacggttagcattttttagcaataaagtattttttagttaAGGTTATACACATTGTTATTTTAgtcataatgctattgcacacttaatagactacagtctAGTGTaaacaacttttatatgcactgggaaaccaaaaaaaattcgtgtgactcactaTTGTGCTATTCGCTttgttgtggtggtctggaaccaaactcgCAATATCTCAGGGGTCGGCCTTGTATAATGTTTATAGAACATTACTGTTAgagtacagatcttccttgacttgtAAAGGGGTtatgtcctgataaacccattgtaaattgaaaatatcattaagtTGAAAACGCATTTAATACACCTAGCCTACCCAACATCATAGCTCAGCCTAGCCTAcgttaaacatgctcagaacacttacattagcctacagttgggcaaaatcatctaacacaaaactcatttttaaattgaagtatagttaatttacaatgttgcgttagtttcaagtgtacagcaaagtgattcagttatatatatataatgtaaagaatatattcttttccattagaggatattacaagatattgagtatagttcccacaaagcctgttttataataaaatgttgactCACTCATGCAATTTATGGAATACTGTACTGGAAGTGAacaacagaatggttgtatgggtacagaatggttgtaagtgcaTCGGTTGTTTACTCTCCTGATTGcctggctgactgggagctgccgTGGCTGCCACTgtccagcatcatgagagagtatCTACCACACGTCACGAGCCGGGGAAAAGAGCAAGAATCATAATTTATAgtacggtttctactgaatgctaATCGCTTTCACTTCATTATAAAGTCAAAAATAGtaaagttagggcttccctggtggcacagtggttgagaatctgcctgccaatgcaggggacacgggttcgagccctggtctgggaagatcccacatgccgcggagcggctgggcccgtgagccacaattactgagcctgcgcgtctggagcctgtgctccgcaacaggagaggccgcgatagtgagaggcccgcgcaccgcaatgaagagtggcccccgcttgccacaactagagaaagccctcgcacagaaacggagacccaaacagccataaataaataaataaataaaatttaaaaaaaaaaagaaatagttactttaaagaaagaaataaatataataaaatggaaaggGTGTTTCTCCATCTTAGTGacacagtgtttaaaaaaaaagtaacctccTTTGCAAAGCCTCCCACAactccccacccagccctctcCAGAATCCCAGTGTCCAGCCACCCGGTGGGCATAATGACAAGGTGCCGACCGCGTTCAGATGAGCTCAGCGGAAACCAACGGTGAAGACAGGCTGCCCAGAGGCGCCGAGGAGCTCTGGACAGGCCTTGTCCCTGGACGCCCAGGCACAGCTCGTACCTCAGCCCACCAGGCGTCATGTATCCCGTGCTTGTGTtgcaacaaaaatagaaatgagactttttttcctgataaacaaggaaataaggaaacaatgaacagGCTGGCAAATAACATAAgcaggcctgaaagagttaagcaATCTTTGTCATTCTTAGTTGTTAACTACTAACAAACACTTGTCGTTAGACTTGTCCTTCACAAAGATGATTACTCTCTGACTCCATATGAATTACCCTTTGCACCTGGCATTTCTTCTCCCCCTATACTCCCTTGCAGCACTCTTCATTTCAGGAAGAAGGTCACGGGCTAATAACCTCAGGGACAACAGACCCATTTGCTGAGCCGCCTGACCCCAGCTTCAGCCATAAATTTgcacaagaaaagaaatgcaagacctTTATTACTTTGAGCCTTATCACATACCCCAGACCACGAGCCCTGGGCTATATAACCTTTCCCTATTCCCCAGGGAAGGTGGGGGCACAGTTCTCATGCACTAGCCTGCTGTGCTACCCCTTTGCCAGGAAAGTTTAAGCTATTTTTCTCGttcctccaaaactctgtctccgtaTTGCTTTTTAGCATCAGTGCACAGACAGCCAAGATTTTGGCATTACTTCTCGGGGTCTGTCCCCACTGTGCGGGTCCCCAAGCTGTGTGCTCACTGGTGGACGTGCTCGCGGGCTCCAGGCCTTTGATGGACCAGCTCCTGGGCCCTCCTGTGTGTTCCTtcatcctcttctctctgccctgagTCTCTGTCCCGCTCTGCGTCCAGCCTCCCGAATCCATGAACAGCTCACTGATTTCCAGTGTCTCCTGTGACTCGGTTAAAACACATTAAGACTCCACATTTCTCCTGAAATACACTTTAGCTGCCTTCCCGTGCCTGTCGGTATTGTCAGGTCTAAGtatttctaatttccattatgatttcttcttaGACCCATGAACTATTTAGAGATGTTTTCAAAtgtatgggttttgtttttttttttttttaatcatcaacaaggatttattgaTGGCCCCTCGTAGCAGTCACTGTGTTCTGGGTGCTGGAGGTACCCAAAAGAGCACTCCCCATTAAATGTGTATTGTTGGCTACACATGTGTTTTTGAAACGCTCTAAAGTTTTGATTCTGCAGGTTTTTTCTCAGAtatcagaacacacacacacacacatttccataACCCTTTCTTAAGATCACAGGCCCATGAAGCGGGTGCCTCATGGCTACAACAGCCCTGTTGCCCAGCACCacaggccacctcctccaggaagccctcggAGTTTTTTCAGACCATACATGGGGCTGGACGAGGGCACCACCCAGCCCTA from Balaenoptera musculus isolate JJ_BM4_2016_0621 chromosome 3, mBalMus1.pri.v3, whole genome shotgun sequence encodes the following:
- the LOC118892239 gene encoding LOW QUALITY PROTEIN: olfactory receptor 7D2-like (The sequence of the model RefSeq protein was modified relative to this genomic sequence to represent the inferred CDS: inserted 5 bases in 3 codons) → MHGTFLFCHCLNIILASFQAISISYMETGNKTAISKFILLSLSEDMDLQPLLFGLFLSMYLVCVIGNLLTILAVISDSHLYSPTYFFLSNLSFTDMXFNTTTVPKMLVNIQTQNKGITYEGCLTQMYFFMIFAXANLLLTVMAYDRFVAICHPLYYTVIMNPRLCGLLLLLSWLICLTHSLLQSLVLRVSFCKETEIPRFFCELAQILKLTCSDALVNDILLYFVTGLLGVIPLIGILFSYXLISSIMGISSTGGKYKVFSTCGSHHSVISLFYGAGLGVSLTSGTAHPSRKGSVASVMYTVVTPMLNPFIYSLRN